In Hamadaea flava, a genomic segment contains:
- a CDS encoding RNA polymerase sigma factor encodes MVDVRAAITQAHRAQWARVVAALTRRFGDLDVAEEAAAEAFATAVERWPVDGVPPNPGGWLTTTAQRKAIDRIRRENKRDDKHKEAQMVLDDGPPEPLGAIEDDRLRLIFTCCHPALAMETRVALTLRMLGGLTVSEIARAFLVRESAMEQRITRAKAKIKAARVPYRVPAAEDLPARVSGVLSVLFLVFNEGYLATGPDTDPVRHDLTAEAIRLTRLIRELLPADGEVAGLLALMLLTEARRAARISASGELVSLGEQDRGAWDVALIAEGHRLVRERLAARVAPGRYQILAAIGAVHTSAHDVRDTDWSQIVALYDQLVRLDASPIVALNRAVAVAELDGPEVALAAVDRLGDPLGGYHAYHAARADLLRRLGRSRESRAAYDQAIELAGNTAEIAYLTRRRDQLG; translated from the coding sequence GTGGTCGACGTCCGGGCGGCGATCACTCAGGCCCATCGTGCGCAGTGGGCTCGGGTGGTCGCCGCCCTGACTCGGCGGTTCGGCGATCTCGATGTCGCCGAGGAGGCGGCGGCCGAGGCGTTCGCGACCGCTGTCGAGCGGTGGCCGGTGGACGGCGTACCGCCGAATCCGGGCGGCTGGCTGACCACGACCGCCCAGCGCAAGGCCATCGACCGGATCCGCCGGGAGAACAAGCGCGACGACAAGCACAAGGAGGCGCAGATGGTGCTCGACGACGGACCGCCTGAGCCTCTCGGCGCCATCGAGGACGACCGGCTCCGGCTGATCTTCACGTGCTGCCACCCGGCGCTCGCGATGGAGACCCGGGTGGCGCTGACTCTCCGGATGCTCGGCGGGCTGACGGTGTCCGAGATAGCCCGCGCCTTCCTCGTCCGCGAGAGCGCCATGGAGCAGCGGATCACCCGCGCGAAAGCCAAGATCAAGGCGGCTCGCGTCCCCTATCGCGTCCCGGCCGCCGAAGATCTCCCGGCGCGGGTCTCCGGCGTACTTTCGGTCTTGTTCCTCGTCTTCAACGAGGGCTACCTGGCGACCGGCCCCGACACCGACCCCGTGCGCCACGACCTCACCGCTGAGGCGATCCGGCTCACCCGTCTCATCCGCGAACTTCTGCCGGCCGATGGCGAGGTGGCCGGGCTGCTCGCGCTGATGCTGCTCACCGAGGCCCGCCGCGCCGCCCGCATCTCGGCGAGCGGCGAACTCGTCAGCCTCGGCGAGCAGGACCGGGGGGCTTGGGACGTCGCGCTGATCGCCGAAGGCCACCGACTGGTACGCGAACGGCTGGCCGCGCGGGTGGCGCCCGGTCGCTATCAGATCCTCGCCGCGATCGGCGCCGTCCACACCTCCGCCCACGACGTACGCGATACCGACTGGTCGCAGATTGTCGCGCTCTATGACCAGCTCGTACGCCTCGACGCCAGCCCGATCGTCGCGCTCAACCGAGCCGTCGCCGTGGCCGAGTTGGACGGTCCCGAGGTCGCCCTGGCAGCCGTCGATCGGCTCGGGGACCCGTTGGGCGGCTATCACGCGTACCACGCGGCTCGGGCCGACCTGCTGCGCCGGCTGGGCCGGAGCCGGGAGTCGCGGGCGGCGTACGACCAGGCGATCGAGCTGGCGGGGAACACGGCCGAGATCGCGTACCTGACCCGTCGCCGCGACCAGTTGGGCTAG
- a CDS encoding YciI family protein produces MHYLVSVVDDTAGLATDEEMAAIDVFNDRLKTEGHWVFAGGLAAPSTATVIDNRGGQAIFTDGPYVETKEYLAGFWVIEAEDLDVALKLAADGSKHCNRKVELRPFLGVDLESLPGQGSDQ; encoded by the coding sequence ATGCACTACCTGGTTTCCGTCGTCGACGACACCGCCGGACTCGCGACCGACGAGGAGATGGCCGCCATCGACGTGTTCAACGACCGGCTCAAGACCGAGGGCCATTGGGTCTTCGCGGGCGGGCTCGCCGCGCCCAGCACCGCGACCGTCATCGACAACCGCGGCGGGCAGGCCATTTTCACCGACGGCCCGTACGTGGAGACGAAGGAGTACCTCGCCGGTTTCTGGGTCATCGAGGCCGAGGATCTCGATGTGGCCCTGAAGCTCGCCGCCGACGGCTCGAAGCACTGCAATCGGAAGGTCGAGTTGCGACCGTTCCTCGGCGTCGATCTGGAGTCGCTCCCCGGCCAGGGTTCCGACCAGTGA
- a CDS encoding dihydrofolate reductase family protein: MKLTTMTQITVDGVVQGNGGRNENRSGGFERGGWARPYFNSESAGYIGEVYQSAEAFLFGRRTYDLFAGYWGVMEPGSGPIADALNTKPKYVASSTLAEADWADTTMLSGDLAAAIRELKAKPGGDLQVHGSGTLVRWLLANDLVDEMRLMVVPVIVGQGMRLFPEAGPDIALELIESRDFPKGITLQVYRPAGQPQYAE; this comes from the coding sequence ATGAAGCTGACGACCATGACGCAGATCACCGTCGATGGCGTGGTGCAGGGAAACGGCGGGCGGAACGAGAACCGCAGCGGCGGGTTCGAGCGGGGCGGCTGGGCGCGGCCCTACTTCAACAGCGAGTCCGCGGGGTACATCGGCGAGGTCTACCAGAGTGCCGAGGCGTTCCTGTTCGGCCGCCGCACCTATGACCTCTTCGCCGGGTATTGGGGGGTCATGGAGCCGGGCAGCGGCCCGATCGCCGACGCGTTGAACACCAAGCCGAAGTACGTCGCGTCGAGCACCCTCGCCGAAGCCGACTGGGCGGACACGACCATGCTGTCCGGCGACCTCGCGGCGGCCATCCGCGAGCTGAAGGCCAAGCCGGGCGGCGACTTGCAGGTCCACGGCAGCGGCACACTCGTCCGGTGGCTGCTGGCGAACGATCTCGTCGACGAGATGCGCCTCATGGTGGTCCCGGTGATCGTCGGCCAGGGGATGCGACTGTTCCCGGAGGCCGGTCCGGACATCGCGCTCGAGCTGATCGAGTCGCGGGACTTCCCGAAGGGCATCACCCTGCAGGTCTATCGGCCGGCCGGGCAGCCGCAGTACGCCGAGTGA
- a CDS encoding AAA family ATPase: MDKPGHVFDRTREWAGLSSFATRPPARPGATLGVVSGRRRQGKSFLLQALTEATGGMYFAATEATEAETLRLFGDALARFTRAGWDSAAQDWNGAIRQMFQSIRDQPTLVVIDEFPFITRVSPALPSIIQRELGPGGSGQESSVRLVLCGSAMSVMGGLLSGQSPLRGRAGLELVIQPFRYRDAAEFWGITDHRLAVLVHSVLGGTPAYRYEFTQGDAPAGLDDFDPWIIRTVLNPQTPLFREARYLLAEETDIRDPALYHSVLAAIATGNTTNGGIANFIGRKSDQITHPLNVLEDCALIRREPDLFRPGRSRYSIVEPLITFYEAIMRRRWSELEIHRGEAVWSSMRPTFLTQVVGPHFEALCRAYAIDSGAALFGGFPAEVGSGVVNDPANRTQIEIDVAVLAAQESNGSRRILSLGEAKWGEVIGNHHLDRLARARELLTLKGYFTDDTVLACYGGAGFTPEVLATAAKDPRVLLVDLQQLYAPPLE, translated from the coding sequence ATGGATAAACCAGGACACGTATTCGACCGCACGCGCGAGTGGGCCGGGCTGTCGTCCTTCGCCACGCGACCGCCTGCCCGCCCGGGCGCGACGCTGGGCGTCGTCAGCGGCCGGCGACGCCAAGGCAAGAGCTTCCTCCTCCAGGCGCTCACCGAGGCCACCGGCGGGATGTACTTCGCGGCGACCGAGGCCACCGAAGCCGAAACGCTCCGGCTCTTCGGTGACGCACTCGCCCGGTTCACGCGGGCAGGCTGGGACTCCGCGGCCCAGGACTGGAACGGAGCCATCAGGCAGATGTTCCAGTCCATTCGCGACCAGCCGACTCTGGTGGTAATCGACGAGTTCCCCTTCATCACCCGCGTGTCACCGGCCCTGCCGTCGATCATTCAGCGGGAGCTCGGTCCCGGTGGCAGTGGGCAGGAAAGTTCGGTACGCCTGGTGCTCTGCGGCTCGGCGATGTCGGTGATGGGCGGCCTCCTGTCCGGCCAGTCGCCCTTGCGCGGCCGAGCCGGCCTGGAGCTTGTCATCCAGCCGTTCCGCTACCGCGACGCGGCCGAGTTCTGGGGCATCACCGATCATCGCCTGGCGGTCCTGGTCCACTCGGTCCTGGGCGGCACTCCCGCCTACCGGTACGAGTTCACTCAAGGAGATGCGCCCGCCGGCCTCGACGACTTCGACCCCTGGATCATCCGGACGGTCCTGAACCCGCAGACTCCCCTCTTCCGCGAGGCGCGATATCTCCTGGCCGAGGAGACGGACATCCGCGACCCCGCGCTCTACCACTCGGTATTGGCCGCCATCGCCACCGGCAACACCACGAACGGCGGCATCGCCAATTTCATCGGCCGCAAGTCGGATCAGATCACCCATCCGCTGAACGTGCTGGAGGACTGCGCCCTCATCCGCCGGGAGCCCGACCTCTTCCGTCCCGGTCGCTCGCGCTATTCCATCGTCGAACCGCTGATCACGTTCTATGAGGCGATCATGCGGAGACGCTGGTCCGAGCTGGAGATCCACCGCGGCGAGGCGGTCTGGAGCTCGATGCGTCCGACGTTTCTCACCCAGGTCGTCGGCCCGCATTTCGAGGCACTCTGCCGGGCGTACGCGATCGACAGCGGAGCGGCGCTGTTCGGCGGCTTCCCCGCCGAGGTGGGTTCCGGCGTCGTCAACGATCCGGCCAACAGAACCCAGATCGAGATCGATGTCGCAGTACTCGCGGCACAGGAATCGAACGGTTCACGACGGATTCTGTCGCTCGGCGAAGCGAAATGGGGCGAGGTGATCGGCAATCATCACCTCGATCGCCTGGCCCGGGCCCGCGAGTTGTTGACGCTCAAGGGTTACTTCACCGATGACACGGTCCTGGCGTGCTACGGGGGCGCTGGATTCACGCCAGAGGTGCTCGCCACGGCCGCGAAGGACCCCCGAGTCCTGCTGGTGGATCTTCAGCAACTGTATGCGCCGCCGCTCGAGTAG